In a genomic window of Callithrix jacchus isolate 240 chromosome 22, calJac240_pri, whole genome shotgun sequence:
- the CCNE1 gene encoding G1/S-specific cyclin-E1 isoform X4: MPRERRERDAKERDTMKEDGGAEFSARSRKRKANVAVFLQDPDEEMAKIDKTARDQCGSQAWDSNAVCADPCSLIPTPDKEEDELVYPNSMCKPRHIAPSRGSPLPVLSWANREEVWKIMLNKEKSYLRDKHFLEQHPLLQPKMRAILLDWLMEVCEVYKLHRETFYLAQDFFDRYMATQENVVKTLLQLIGISSLFIAAKLEEIYPPKLHQFAYVTDGACSGDEILTMELMIMKALKWRLSPLTIVSWLNVYMQVAYLNDIHEVLLPQYPQQTFIQIAELLDLCVLDVDCLEFPYGILAASAVYHFSSSELMEKVSGYEWCDIENCAKWMVPFAMVIRETGTSKLKHFRGVADEDAHNIQTHRDSLDLLDKARAKKAMLSEQNRASPLPSGLLTPPQSSKKQSNGPEMA; the protein is encoded by the exons ATGCCGAGGGAGCGCAGGGAGCG GGATGCGAAGGAGCGGGACACCATGAAGGAGGACGGCGGCGCGGAGTTCTCGGCTCGCTCCAGGAAGAGGAAGGCAAACGTGGCCGTT TTTTTGCAGGATCCAGATGAAGAAATGGCCAAAATCGACAAGACAGCGAGGGACCAATGTGGAAGCCAG GCTTGGGACAGTAATGCAGTCTGTGCGGACCCCTGCTCCCTAATCCCCACACCTGACAAGGAAGAAGATGAGCTGGTTTACCCAAACTCAATGTGCAAGCCTCGGCATATCGCACCGTCCAGAGGTTCCCCACTGCCTGTACTGAG CTGGGCAAATAGAGAGGAAGTCTGGAAAATCATGTTAAACAAGGAAAAGTCATACTTAAGGGATAAGCACTTTCTTGAGCAACACCCTCTTCTGCAGCCAAAAATGCGAGCAATTCTTCTAGATTGGTTAATGGAG GTGTGTGAAGTCTATAAGCTTCACAGGGAGACCTTTTACTTGGCACAAGATTTCTTTGACCGGTATATGGCGACACAAGAAAATGTCGTAAAAACTCTTTTACAGCTTATTGGgatttcatctttatttatagCAGCCAAGCTTGAG GAAATCTATCCTCCAAAGTTGCACCAGTTTGCCTATGTGACAGACGGAGCGTGTTCAGGAGATGAAATTCTTACCATGGAGTTAATGATTATGAAG gcCCTTAAGTGGCGTTTAAGTCCCCTGACTATTGTGTCCTGGCTGAATGTATACATGCAGGTTGCATATCTAAATGACATCCATGAGGTGCTACTGCCGCAGTATCCCCAGCAAACCTTTATACAGATTGCAGAG CTGTTGGATCTCTGTGTCCTGGATGTCGACTGCCTCGAATTTCCTTACGGTATACTCGCTGCTTCGGCCGTGTATCATTTCTCTTCATCTGAATTGATGGAAAAGGTTTCAG GATATGAATGGTGTGACATAGAGAACTGTGCCAAGTGGATGGTTCCATTTGCCATGGTTATAAGGGAGACGGGGACCTCAAAACTGAAGCACTTCAGGGGCGTCGCTGATGAAGATGCGCACAACATACAGACCCACAGAGACAGCTTGGATTTGCTG GACAAAGCCAGAGCAAAGAAAGCCATGTTGTCTGAACAAAATAGGGCTTCTCCTCTCCCCAGTGGGCTCCTCACCCCTCCACAGAGCAGTAAGAAGCAGAGCAACGGGCCGGAAATGGCATGA
- the CCNE1 gene encoding G1/S-specific cyclin-E1 isoform X1 — protein sequence MPRERRERDAKERDTMKEDGGAEFSARSRKRKANVAVDPDEEMAKIDKTARDQCGSQAWDSNAVCADPCSLIPTPDKEEDELVYPNSMCKPRHIAPSRGSPLPVLSWANREEVWKIMLNKEKSYLRDKHFLEQHPLLQPKMRAILLDWLMEVCEVYKLHRETFYLAQDFFDRYMATQENVVKTLLQLIGISSLFIAAKLEEIYPPKLHQFAYVTDGACSGDEILTMELMIMKALKWRLSPLTIVSWLNVYMQVAYLNDIHEVLLPQYPQQTFIQIAELLDLCVLDVDCLEFPYGILAASAVYHFSSSELMEKVSGYEWCDIENCAKWMVPFAMVIRETGTSKLKHFRGVADEDAHNIQTHRDSLDLLDKARAKKAMLSEQNRASPLPSGLLTPPQSSKKQSNGPEMA from the exons ATGCCGAGGGAGCGCAGGGAGCG GGATGCGAAGGAGCGGGACACCATGAAGGAGGACGGCGGCGCGGAGTTCTCGGCTCGCTCCAGGAAGAGGAAGGCAAACGTGGCCGTT GATCCAGATGAAGAAATGGCCAAAATCGACAAGACAGCGAGGGACCAATGTGGAAGCCAG GCTTGGGACAGTAATGCAGTCTGTGCGGACCCCTGCTCCCTAATCCCCACACCTGACAAGGAAGAAGATGAGCTGGTTTACCCAAACTCAATGTGCAAGCCTCGGCATATCGCACCGTCCAGAGGTTCCCCACTGCCTGTACTGAG CTGGGCAAATAGAGAGGAAGTCTGGAAAATCATGTTAAACAAGGAAAAGTCATACTTAAGGGATAAGCACTTTCTTGAGCAACACCCTCTTCTGCAGCCAAAAATGCGAGCAATTCTTCTAGATTGGTTAATGGAG GTGTGTGAAGTCTATAAGCTTCACAGGGAGACCTTTTACTTGGCACAAGATTTCTTTGACCGGTATATGGCGACACAAGAAAATGTCGTAAAAACTCTTTTACAGCTTATTGGgatttcatctttatttatagCAGCCAAGCTTGAG GAAATCTATCCTCCAAAGTTGCACCAGTTTGCCTATGTGACAGACGGAGCGTGTTCAGGAGATGAAATTCTTACCATGGAGTTAATGATTATGAAG gcCCTTAAGTGGCGTTTAAGTCCCCTGACTATTGTGTCCTGGCTGAATGTATACATGCAGGTTGCATATCTAAATGACATCCATGAGGTGCTACTGCCGCAGTATCCCCAGCAAACCTTTATACAGATTGCAGAG CTGTTGGATCTCTGTGTCCTGGATGTCGACTGCCTCGAATTTCCTTACGGTATACTCGCTGCTTCGGCCGTGTATCATTTCTCTTCATCTGAATTGATGGAAAAGGTTTCAG GATATGAATGGTGTGACATAGAGAACTGTGCCAAGTGGATGGTTCCATTTGCCATGGTTATAAGGGAGACGGGGACCTCAAAACTGAAGCACTTCAGGGGCGTCGCTGATGAAGATGCGCACAACATACAGACCCACAGAGACAGCTTGGATTTGCTG GACAAAGCCAGAGCAAAGAAAGCCATGTTGTCTGAACAAAATAGGGCTTCTCCTCTCCCCAGTGGGCTCCTCACCCCTCCACAGAGCAGTAAGAAGCAGAGCAACGGGCCGGAAATGGCATGA
- the CCNE1 gene encoding G1/S-specific cyclin-E1 isoform X3, with protein MKEDGGAEFSARSRKRKANVAVDPDEEMAKIDKTARDQCGSQAWDSNAVCADPCSLIPTPDKEEDELVYPNSMCKPRHIAPSRGSPLPVLSWANREEVWKIMLNKEKSYLRDKHFLEQHPLLQPKMRAILLDWLMEVCEVYKLHRETFYLAQDFFDRYMATQENVVKTLLQLIGISSLFIAAKLEEIYPPKLHQFAYVTDGACSGDEILTMELMIMKALKWRLSPLTIVSWLNVYMQVAYLNDIHEVLLPQYPQQTFIQIAELLDLCVLDVDCLEFPYGILAASAVYHFSSSELMEKVSGYEWCDIENCAKWMVPFAMVIRETGTSKLKHFRGVADEDAHNIQTHRDSLDLLDKARAKKAMLSEQNRASPLPSGLLTPPQSSKKQSNGPEMA; from the exons ATGAAGGAGGACGGCGGCGCGGAGTTCTCGGCTCGCTCCAGGAAGAGGAAGGCAAACGTGGCCGTT GATCCAGATGAAGAAATGGCCAAAATCGACAAGACAGCGAGGGACCAATGTGGAAGCCAG GCTTGGGACAGTAATGCAGTCTGTGCGGACCCCTGCTCCCTAATCCCCACACCTGACAAGGAAGAAGATGAGCTGGTTTACCCAAACTCAATGTGCAAGCCTCGGCATATCGCACCGTCCAGAGGTTCCCCACTGCCTGTACTGAG CTGGGCAAATAGAGAGGAAGTCTGGAAAATCATGTTAAACAAGGAAAAGTCATACTTAAGGGATAAGCACTTTCTTGAGCAACACCCTCTTCTGCAGCCAAAAATGCGAGCAATTCTTCTAGATTGGTTAATGGAG GTGTGTGAAGTCTATAAGCTTCACAGGGAGACCTTTTACTTGGCACAAGATTTCTTTGACCGGTATATGGCGACACAAGAAAATGTCGTAAAAACTCTTTTACAGCTTATTGGgatttcatctttatttatagCAGCCAAGCTTGAG GAAATCTATCCTCCAAAGTTGCACCAGTTTGCCTATGTGACAGACGGAGCGTGTTCAGGAGATGAAATTCTTACCATGGAGTTAATGATTATGAAG gcCCTTAAGTGGCGTTTAAGTCCCCTGACTATTGTGTCCTGGCTGAATGTATACATGCAGGTTGCATATCTAAATGACATCCATGAGGTGCTACTGCCGCAGTATCCCCAGCAAACCTTTATACAGATTGCAGAG CTGTTGGATCTCTGTGTCCTGGATGTCGACTGCCTCGAATTTCCTTACGGTATACTCGCTGCTTCGGCCGTGTATCATTTCTCTTCATCTGAATTGATGGAAAAGGTTTCAG GATATGAATGGTGTGACATAGAGAACTGTGCCAAGTGGATGGTTCCATTTGCCATGGTTATAAGGGAGACGGGGACCTCAAAACTGAAGCACTTCAGGGGCGTCGCTGATGAAGATGCGCACAACATACAGACCCACAGAGACAGCTTGGATTTGCTG GACAAAGCCAGAGCAAAGAAAGCCATGTTGTCTGAACAAAATAGGGCTTCTCCTCTCCCCAGTGGGCTCCTCACCCCTCCACAGAGCAGTAAGAAGCAGAGCAACGGGCCGGAAATGGCATGA
- the CCNE1 gene encoding G1/S-specific cyclin-E1 isoform X2, whose product MKEDGGAEFSARSRKRKANVAVFLQDPDEEMAKIDKTARDQCGSQAWDSNAVCADPCSLIPTPDKEEDELVYPNSMCKPRHIAPSRGSPLPVLSWANREEVWKIMLNKEKSYLRDKHFLEQHPLLQPKMRAILLDWLMEVCEVYKLHRETFYLAQDFFDRYMATQENVVKTLLQLIGISSLFIAAKLEEIYPPKLHQFAYVTDGACSGDEILTMELMIMKALKWRLSPLTIVSWLNVYMQVAYLNDIHEVLLPQYPQQTFIQIAELLDLCVLDVDCLEFPYGILAASAVYHFSSSELMEKVSGYEWCDIENCAKWMVPFAMVIRETGTSKLKHFRGVADEDAHNIQTHRDSLDLLDKARAKKAMLSEQNRASPLPSGLLTPPQSSKKQSNGPEMA is encoded by the exons ATGAAGGAGGACGGCGGCGCGGAGTTCTCGGCTCGCTCCAGGAAGAGGAAGGCAAACGTGGCCGTT TTTTTGCAGGATCCAGATGAAGAAATGGCCAAAATCGACAAGACAGCGAGGGACCAATGTGGAAGCCAG GCTTGGGACAGTAATGCAGTCTGTGCGGACCCCTGCTCCCTAATCCCCACACCTGACAAGGAAGAAGATGAGCTGGTTTACCCAAACTCAATGTGCAAGCCTCGGCATATCGCACCGTCCAGAGGTTCCCCACTGCCTGTACTGAG CTGGGCAAATAGAGAGGAAGTCTGGAAAATCATGTTAAACAAGGAAAAGTCATACTTAAGGGATAAGCACTTTCTTGAGCAACACCCTCTTCTGCAGCCAAAAATGCGAGCAATTCTTCTAGATTGGTTAATGGAG GTGTGTGAAGTCTATAAGCTTCACAGGGAGACCTTTTACTTGGCACAAGATTTCTTTGACCGGTATATGGCGACACAAGAAAATGTCGTAAAAACTCTTTTACAGCTTATTGGgatttcatctttatttatagCAGCCAAGCTTGAG GAAATCTATCCTCCAAAGTTGCACCAGTTTGCCTATGTGACAGACGGAGCGTGTTCAGGAGATGAAATTCTTACCATGGAGTTAATGATTATGAAG gcCCTTAAGTGGCGTTTAAGTCCCCTGACTATTGTGTCCTGGCTGAATGTATACATGCAGGTTGCATATCTAAATGACATCCATGAGGTGCTACTGCCGCAGTATCCCCAGCAAACCTTTATACAGATTGCAGAG CTGTTGGATCTCTGTGTCCTGGATGTCGACTGCCTCGAATTTCCTTACGGTATACTCGCTGCTTCGGCCGTGTATCATTTCTCTTCATCTGAATTGATGGAAAAGGTTTCAG GATATGAATGGTGTGACATAGAGAACTGTGCCAAGTGGATGGTTCCATTTGCCATGGTTATAAGGGAGACGGGGACCTCAAAACTGAAGCACTTCAGGGGCGTCGCTGATGAAGATGCGCACAACATACAGACCCACAGAGACAGCTTGGATTTGCTG GACAAAGCCAGAGCAAAGAAAGCCATGTTGTCTGAACAAAATAGGGCTTCTCCTCTCCCCAGTGGGCTCCTCACCCCTCCACAGAGCAGTAAGAAGCAGAGCAACGGGCCGGAAATGGCATGA